Proteins encoded together in one Gemmatimonadota bacterium window:
- a CDS encoding cyclic nucleotide-binding domain-containing protein, producing the protein MENKSTNFQDPEWGNMTLRGNKQENLPEILARLALFDTLTRQELHTIERIVHRRRFVPGEIIPTPRSGLFVLVSGVVHVIQRRSNGEQTVLDTLRAGELVGEIVPLDDTQPATSILSAERSELVGFFRTDLVDLINTHPRMGFKILCRLAQIMSHRMQHAMTDLRKIRRTLMKMENTSPTPEEEVGI; encoded by the coding sequence ATGGAGAATAAGTCTACGAATTTCCAGGACCCCGAATGGGGCAACATGACACTGCGTGGCAATAAGCAAGAAAATTTACCGGAGATTCTCGCCCGGCTCGCGCTATTCGATACATTGACCCGCCAGGAATTGCACACCATCGAACGCATTGTGCATCGCAGACGCTTTGTCCCTGGCGAAATAATCCCAACACCGAGGTCGGGTTTATTTGTCCTCGTATCCGGCGTCGTACACGTCATTCAACGTCGCTCCAATGGCGAACAGACCGTACTCGATACCCTGAGAGCAGGCGAATTGGTAGGCGAAATCGTGCCATTGGACGATACACAACCTGCGACCTCTATTCTATCAGCCGAACGGAGTGAACTGGTCGGATTCTTCCGCACTGATCTGGTCGATTTGATAAACACGCATCCCCGGATGGGATTCAAAATTCTCTGCCGTCTGGCACAAATCATGTCCCACCGCATGCAACATGCGATGACCGACCTGCGAAAAATACGCAGAACATTGATGAAAATGGAAAACACATCACCAACACCAGAGGAGGAAGTCGGAATATGA
- a CDS encoding tetratricopeptide repeat protein, protein MDNTRTILFCTLASVMLLSGCAQYRAYRHLDRAIALEANGDRETALAIFQAAVDICPEDAVLRRWLGRAYLRRSQYDAARTEFETALGFAPNYMILYRDLAIVNEALERPDAAIAWLEKAISQVPAHRESYRDLIRLYLAHDQLSEAQSLLETVVEQWPKAMWAHFQLGGLYMVLKWPERAEEAYVQVLNIEPKNDNEAEIQARTHGELGNVYYERKNYKRAEEYYKKALELNPLDDSSLNNLAWIYAIQGIHLREGIRLSRRSLRLRPHTPSYLDTLAELHYQMGNTERAIFIIRQAIALDPDNPEVRAHLHRQLAKFISGGRGKV, encoded by the coding sequence ATGGACAACACGCGTACAATACTCTTTTGCACACTCGCATCCGTCATGCTCTTGTCTGGCTGTGCACAGTATCGGGCGTATCGCCATTTAGACCGCGCGATTGCCCTCGAGGCCAATGGCGATCGCGAAACAGCACTGGCGATATTTCAGGCTGCTGTGGATATTTGTCCTGAAGACGCGGTTTTGCGGCGGTGGTTGGGCAGGGCATATCTGAGGCGCAGCCAATACGACGCAGCGAGAACCGAATTTGAAACTGCGCTCGGATTTGCTCCCAATTATATGATCTTGTACCGTGACCTCGCAATCGTCAACGAAGCACTTGAGAGACCAGACGCCGCTATCGCGTGGTTGGAAAAAGCCATATCGCAGGTGCCCGCGCACCGGGAATCTTACCGCGACCTCATCCGTCTTTATCTGGCCCACGACCAGTTGAGCGAAGCACAATCCCTATTGGAAACAGTTGTCGAACAATGGCCAAAAGCGATGTGGGCACATTTTCAACTGGGCGGTCTCTATATGGTATTAAAATGGCCTGAGCGCGCCGAAGAAGCTTATGTACAGGTGCTGAATATTGAACCCAAAAACGACAACGAAGCAGAAATACAAGCACGCACGCACGGCGAATTGGGCAATGTCTATTACGAGCGCAAAAACTATAAGCGCGCCGAAGAATACTACAAAAAAGCACTGGAACTCAACCCCCTCGACGACAGCAGCCTGAACAATCTCGCCTGGATATACGCCATCCAGGGAATACACCTGCGCGAAGGTATTCGCCTATCGCGGCGGTCTTTGCGCCTGCGCCCACACACGCCATCCTACCTGGACACACTGGCCGAATTGCATTACCAGATGGGCAACACCGAACGCGCCATCTTCATCATCCGCCAGGCCATTGCATTGGACCCAGACAACCCAGAAGTGCGCGCCCATCTCCATCGACAACTCGCCAAATTTATTTCTGGCGGACGGGGAAAGGTCTAA
- a CDS encoding TAXI family TRAP transporter solute-binding subunit codes for MSRIYFLLVFLFCISCGAPQERMQTQNLIVATATPGGTYYPVGVALSTTITQKLQPKIVVAAINSAGSAENIQMLVNREAHLAILLGLYGAMAYRGERTYQGQAVRDLRSITLLWENVEHFILRASDAKTGTVEDLRKLGRKYVIGKRGSGTEGATRTILAALNISPDEDFTSEYLGYSPSAQAMIDGRIAGATLSAGPPVAAVTQAFAQLGADGVSVLAFSDDHLAAIQNVFPMWTRYIIPANTYPGQSEAIETIAQPNFLACRADLPEDVVYEITRTIYENLEEIQNIHKATLAMSLEKATMGLAVPLHAGAARYYSEKGIDISPSLIGE; via the coding sequence ATGTCGCGTATCTATTTCCTTCTTGTTTTTTTGTTTTGTATCTCCTGTGGAGCACCGCAGGAGAGGATGCAGACGCAGAATTTGATTGTTGCAACAGCTACGCCCGGCGGTACGTATTATCCGGTGGGTGTTGCGCTGAGTACGACGATTACACAGAAGCTACAGCCCAAAATTGTGGTCGCAGCTATCAATTCTGCAGGGTCGGCCGAGAATATTCAGATGCTGGTCAATCGAGAGGCACATCTGGCGATTTTGCTGGGTTTGTACGGTGCGATGGCTTATCGCGGAGAGAGGACTTATCAGGGGCAAGCGGTTAGAGATCTCCGGTCTATTACCCTGCTATGGGAGAATGTCGAGCATTTTATACTTCGGGCGTCCGATGCCAAAACAGGTACTGTTGAGGACTTGAGAAAACTCGGCCGCAAATACGTTATTGGCAAACGCGGCAGTGGCACAGAAGGTGCGACGCGAACTATTCTCGCAGCGCTTAATATTTCTCCGGATGAGGATTTTACGTCTGAGTATTTGGGTTATAGTCCGTCTGCTCAGGCTATGATTGACGGCCGTATTGCAGGGGCGACGCTTTCGGCTGGTCCGCCCGTGGCTGCTGTGACGCAGGCTTTTGCTCAGCTCGGTGCGGACGGGGTTTCTGTGCTTGCTTTTAGCGATGATCATCTCGCGGCGATCCAAAATGTGTTTCCCATGTGGACGCGCTATATTATTCCGGCCAATACGTATCCCGGGCAGTCCGAAGCGATTGAGACGATTGCACAACCCAATTTTTTGGCGTGTAGAGCAGATTTGCCCGAGGATGTGGTCTATGAGATTACAAGAACTATTTATGAGAATTTAGAGGAGATTCAAAATATCCACAAGGCCACGCTCGCAATGTCTCTCGAGAAAGCCACGATGGGCCTGGCTGTTCCCCTGCATGCGGGTGCCGCGCGCTATTATAGCGAGAAGGGTATCGATATTTCGCCGTCTCTGATAGGGGAATAG